A stretch of DNA from Streptomyces xanthii:
GCCGAGCCGGCGCAGGGTGAGCGCGTCGGGGCCCTCGCGCTCGACGAGGGCGAGGGCGGCGTCCAGGACGACCTGCTGGTTGAGCGACGTGCTCGGGGGGCGGCCGCGCCGTGCGCGGGGCCCGGTCCCCTCGGGCGTCCCCGGTTGCGTCATGCCGGTCATCCTAGCGACCGGGCCCGACGGCCCGTGGGGTCAGTCGCGGGCGTCGAGCCAGGTCACGAGCGAGGTCAGGGCGGCGACGGTCTCGGCGTCGAGCGCGTCGTCGTCGGCGACGGGCCAGGCGCCGGTCTTCACGATCACGACGTCGGCGGCCGGGTCGATCCACAGGTACTGGCCGTAGATGCCCCGCCCGGTGAACGCGCGGTGCGGGCCGCCGAGGGTCCACCACTGGTTCGTGTAGCCGTAGTGGCCGGGCAGGTCGGGGCCGAGGGCGCCGGCCTGGAGGTGGGGGCGCCCGGGGGTGCGGCCGCGCTCGATCCAGTCGACGGGCACGATCTGGCGTCCGTCGCGCTTGCCTCCGGCGGCGAGCAGGGCGCCGAGCCGGAGGAGGTCGCGCACCGACGCGTTGAGGGAGCCGCCGCCGAGTGCGGTGCGGGGGCGGGCCCGGGTGAGGAAGTAGTGGGCGTCGTGCTCGGCGCCCATCGGCTGCCACAGGCGCTCGGTCGCGTAGCGGGCCAGCGGGGTGCCGGTCGCCGCTTCGAGGGCCCAGCCGAGGACCTGGGTGTCGAGCGTGGAGTAGTTGAAGACCGTCCCCGGTTCGGCGGTGCGGGGCAGGGAGCGGATGACGTCGAGGACCGAGCCGCCGCCGGTGACGGCCCGCTCGAACCGGCTGATGGGGGCGTGCGGGTCCGCGTAGTCCTCGACGCCGCCGGCGCCGCTGCACATGTCGAGCAGGTCGCCGACGGTCGGCCCGTCGTACGCGGATCCGGCGAGCTCGGGCACGAGCGAGACCGCGGTGCGGTCCAGGCCGTCGAGCGCGCCCTCTTCCAGGGCGATGCCGGTGAGCAGGGAGGTCACGGACTTGGTGACGGAGAAGAGCTGGAAGCGCGCGTCGGGACCGGCGAAGCGGCCGGGGTAGGACTCGTGCACGAGCTCGCCGCGGTGCAGCACGGCGAACCCGGTGGTCCAGGTGCGCCGGTGCAGCTCGTCGAGGGTGCGGGTGCGGCCGCCGTGGGAGTAGGTGACGTCGAGCGCGAGCGGGCGGCGCGGGAGGGGGTGCGGGGTCGCGGCGCGGGTCACGGTGTCGGTCGGCATGAGCGCCGCCATGTGCGTGAACGTCCACTCGTTGACCGGCCGGGACATCGCGAGCGTCCCCTGGTTGCGCCACAGCCAGGCGGCACCCGCCGCCAGGCCCACGGCGGCGGCTCCCGCGACCGCCCGGTTCCTCTTCGTGCCGCGCATCGCGCCCGCCCCTCCGTCGCCCGCCCCGAATTATGAACCAATGGTGACACCAGTGGTCCGCTCCGGCAAGGGTTCCGGCGAGGGCTGCGTCGAGGCGTGCTGCTCCTCCCCCGCGAACTGGGTGCGGTACAGGTCCGCGTAGCGCCCCTCGACGGCGAGGAGCTCGGTGTGGGTACCGCGTTCGACGATGCGTCCGTCCTCGACGACGAGGATCTGGTCGGCGGAGCGGATCGTGGACAGGCGGTGGGCGATGACGAGGGCGGTGCGGTCCGCGAGGGCCTCGGCGAGGGCTTCCTGGACGGCGGCCTCGGAGGTGTTGTCGAGGTGGGCGGTGGCCTCGTCGAGGATGACGACGCGCTGCCGGGCCAGCAGGAGGCGGGCGATCGTCATGCGCTGGCGCTCGCCGCCGGAGAGCCGGTAGCCGCGCTCGCCGACCACGGTGTCGAGTCCGTCGGGCAGGGACGCGACGAGGGCGTCGAGCCGGGCCCGGCGCAGCACGTCGTGCAGTTCCTCCTCGGTGGCGTCCGGGCGGGCGAGCAGCAGGTTGGCCCGGACGGTGTCGTGGAAGAGGTGGCCGTCCTGGGTGACCATGCCGAGGGTGGCCCGCAGCGAGGTCGCAGTCAGGTCGCGTACGTCGACGCCGCCGATGCGGACGCTGCCGGAGTCGGTGTCGTAGAGGCGGGGCAGGAGCTGGGCGACGGTGGACTTGCCGGCGCCGGAGGAGCCGACGAGGGCGACGGTCTGGCCGGGTTCGGCGCGGAAGGAGACACCGTGCAGGACCTCGGCGCCGCCGCGGGTGTCGAGCGAGGCGACCTCTTCCAGGGAGGCGAGGGAGACCTTGTCGGCGGACGGGTAGCCGAAGCGCACCTCGTCGAACTCGACGGCCACCGGACCCTCGGGCACCGCGCGGGCGTCCGGCTTCTCGTCGATGAGCGGCTTCAGGTCAAGGACCTCGAAGACCCGCTCGAAGCTGACCAGCGCGCTCATGACCTCGACGCGGGCGCCGGCCAGGGAGGTCAGCGGGGCGTAGAGCCGGGTGAGGAGCAGGGCGAGCGAGACGACCGCGCCGGCCTGCAGGGTGCCGTCGAGCGCGAAGTACCCGCCGAGGCCGTAGACGAGCGCGAGGGCGAGGGCCGAGACGAGCGTGAGGGCGGTGATGAACGCGGACTGCGCCATGGCCGTCCGCACGCCGATGTCCCGCACCCGGCGGGCCCGCTCGGCGAACTCGGTGGACTCGTCCTCGGGGCGCCCGAAGAGCTTGATGAGGGTGGCTCCGGGGGCGGAGAACCGCTCGGTCATGCGGGTGCCCATCGCGGCGTTGTGCGCGGCGGCCTCGCGCTGGAGGCGGGCCATGCGGGAGCCCATGCGGCGGGCGGGCAGCACGAAGACGGGCAGCAGGAGCAGCGCGAGGAGGGTGATCTGCCAGGAGAGGGTGAGCATGACGGCGAGGGTCAGGAGCAGGGTGACCACGTTGCCGACGACGCCGGACAGGGTGTTGCTGAAGGCGCGCTGGGCGCCGATGACGTCGTTGTTGAGGCGGCTGACGAGCGCGCCGGTGCGGGTGCGGGTGAAGAAGGCGACGGGCATGCGCTGGACGTGGTCGAAGACGGCGGTGCGCAGGTCGAGGATGAGGCCCTCGCCGAGGTTCGCGGAGAGCCAGCGCGCGAGGAGTCCGATGCCGGCCTCGGCGAGGGCGATGACGGCGATCAGCAGGGCCAGCCGTACGACGTGCCCCTGGTCGTGGCCCTTCACGATGCTGTCGACGACATCCCCGGCGAGCACGGGGGTGGCCACGGCCAGCAGCGCGGTGACGATGCTGAGCAGGACGAACTGGGCGATGCGTCTGCGGTGCGGGCGGGCGAAGGCGGCGATCCTGCGCAGGGTCGCGCGGTCGAAGGGGCGACGGTCGGGGCCGCCGTTCTGGGCGTTCATGACGCTGTGCAGCTGCGTCCAGGCTGTGGTCTCCATGCTCATGCCGGTGACGCTACGACCTCAAGCAATGTTGAGGTCAAGGGAACGGCGCGCGTTCCCCGAACGTGCCGCGCGGCGCCCGGCGAGGCTCCCTTGACCGGCCTGCGGCCGACCCATAACTTCGCACCGGATTCACCCCTTTTGCGGTGGCGGTCGACCACCGGAACCGACCGACGGGAAGCCCTCGGATGCCCCAGCTCGGCAGGCGCACGCTGTTGTCCGCGATCGGCGTCACGGCGGCGGCCGGTGCCGCCGTCGCCGCCCCGGCCGCCCGCGCGTCCGTCGCGGCGCGCTCGGCCCGCCGGGCGCGGCGCGGCCCGTACGACGGCGAGGTGCGGGCGCTGCTGCGCCGGATGACGTTCGAGGAGAAGCTCGGGCAGTTGCAGCAGTTGCCGTGGTCGTGGGAGCTCAATCCGGGGTCGGGCGAGACGAGGGAGGTCGAGGACGCCGCGCGCGCGGGCCGGCTCGGCTCGGTGCTCAGCGTCCTCGGGGCCGCCCGCACGAACGCGCTGCAGCGGATCGCCGTGGAGGAGTCGCGGCTCGGCATCCCCCTCCTGTTCGGCCTGGACGTGATCCACGGCTGCTGGACCACGTTCCCGATCCCGCTGGCGCAGGCGGCGAGCTTCGACCCCGAAGTGGCCCGCACGGACGCCGAGGTGTCGGCGCGGGAGGCCCGCTCGTGCGGGGTGCACTGGGTGTTCTCGCCGATGATGGACGTCACGCACGAGCCGCGGTGGGGCCGGATCGCCGAGAGCGACGGCGAGGACCCGTATCTGACCTCGCGGTTCGCGGCCGCCAAGGTCGCGGGCTATCAAGGCGACGGCTACCGCGACGGGCGGACGGTCGCGGCCTGCGCCAAGCACTTCGTCGCGTACGGGGGCGCCGAGGGCGGGCGCGACTACAACACCGTCGACGTGTCCGAGTCGCGGCTGCGCAATCTGTATCTGCCGCCGTTCAAGGCGGCGGTGGAGGCGGGCGTGGAGACCGTGATGGCGTCGTTCAACACCATCGGCGGGGTGCCGGCGCACGGCAACGCGCACACGCTCACCGACATCCTCCGCCAGGAGTGGGGCTTCGACGGGATGGTCGTCAGCGACTGGGCGGGCGTCCAGGAGCTGATCGCGCACGGCTTCGCCGAGGACGGCGCGGACGCGGCGCGGCGCGCGCTGAACGCGGGCGTGGACATGGAGATGACCAGTACCCACCTGCGGACCGAGGGCCGGGCCCTGCTGGACGCCGGACGCATCACACGCCGCCGCGTCGACGACGCCGTGTCGCGCGTCCTGCGGCTGAAGTTCACGCTCGGCCTGTTCGAGGAGCCGTACGTGAAGGAGTCCGCGGAGATCACCGCGCCTTCCCCCGCCGCACGCCGGGCGGCACGCACGGCGGCCGCGCGCTCGATGGTGCTGCTCAAGAACGACGGCGGCGTGCTGCCGCTGCGGCGCTCGGTCACCTCGATCGCCCTCGTGGGACCGTTCGCGAGCTCCACCGACCTGCTGGGGACCTGGGCCGTGCCCGCCGCGGCGAAGCGCTTCCCCGCGGCGAAGGTCCTGGACGCGGTGCGCGAGGCCGCGCCGGGTGCGCGGGTGACGTACGCGCGGGGCGTGGCCGCCGACGGCGCCGGCACGTCCGGGATCGCGGAGGCGGTCGCGGCGGCGCGGGCCGCGGAGGTGACCGTCGTGGTCGTGGGCGAGCCGGCCGCGCTCAGCGGTGAGGCGGCGGCGCGCAGTGATCTCGGACTCCCGGGCGCACAGGAGGAGTTGATCGCGGCGGTCGCCCGGACCGGAAGACCGTTCGTGGTGGTCCTGGTGAACGGGCGGCCGCTGACGGTCGGCGACTGGCTGGACGCGGCGCCCGCCGTCCTGGAGGCCTGGCACCCGGGTGTGGAGGCGGGCCCGGCGATCGCGGACGTGCTGTTCGGCGCGGTGAACCCGGGCGGCAGGCTGCCGGTGTCGTTCCCGCGCACGGTGGGCCAGCTCCCGGTGCACTACAACCACGAGTCGACGGGCCGCCCCGCCGACCCCGGCAACAAGTACACGTCGAAGTACCTGGACCTGCCGTCCTCCCCGCAGTTCCCCTTCGGGCACGGCCTGAGCTACACGACGTTCGAGCTGGGCACGCCCGAACTGAGCCGCGCCGCCGTGCCGGCCGCCGCGCTGCGCGAGGGCGCCGGGGTCGAGGTGACGGTGGACGTGCGCAACACGGGCGGGCGCGCGGGCGACGAGGTGGTGCAGCTGTACATGCGTGACCGCGCGGCGAGCATCGCGCAGCCCGTGCGCCGGCTCATCGGGTTCGAACGGGTCACGCTGGAGCCCGGCGCGACCCGCACGGTCCGCTTCCGGTTCGGGGCGGCCGAGCTGGGCTTCTGGACGAACGACCCGGCCGGTGAATTCCTGGTGGAGGAGGGCGCGTTCGACCTGTACACCGGGACGAGCTCGACGGCGCGGGCCAGACTGACCCTCACGGTCGAGTAGTCCCGGCCGCGGTCCTGTCCGTCCCGCGAGAGGAAACCCCCGTGCCGTCCCTCAATCCCCCGCCGTCCGTCCGCGTCGAACGCGCCGGGCCCGTCACGACCGTGGTGCTGTCCCGGCCCGCCGCCCGCAACGCCGTGGACGGCCCGACGGCGGCCCGGCTGGCCGCCGCCTTCCGGGAGTTCGAGGCCGACGACACGGCGCGGGTCGCGGTGCTGTGGGGCGAGGGCGGGACGTTCTGCGCGGGCGCGGACCTCAAGGCGGTCGGTACGGAGCGGGGCAACCGGGTCGCCGAGGACGGGGACGGGCCGATGGGCCCGACCCGGCTGCGCCTGACCAAGCCGGTGATCGCGGCGGTCGCCGGGCACGCCGTGGCCGGCGGGCTCGAACTGGCGCTGTGGTGCGATCTGCGAGTCGCCGAGGAGGACGCCGTGTTCGGGGTGTTCTGCCGGCGCTGGGGCGTTCCGCTGATCGACGGCGGCACCGTCCGGCTGCCGCGGATCGTCGGGGAGGGCAGGGCGCTCGACCTGATCCTGACCGGCCGCCCGGTGCCCGCGCCGGAGGCCCTCGCCATGGGCCTGGTCAACCGGCTGGTGCCGCCGGGCCGGGCCCGCGGCGAGGCCGAGGAACTCGCGCGGCGGCTCGCCGATTTCCCGCAGGCCTGCCTGCGCAGCGACCTGGCCTCCGTACGGGCCACGGCCGGAATGCCGGAGGCGGAGGCACTGCGCACCGAAGTCCGGTTCGGGACGGGCGTGTTGCGCGAGGGCGTCGAAGGGGCGGGGCGCTTCGTGGCGGGTGAGGGGCGGCACGGCGCGTTCGGCGCACCGGCCGGCCCGGACGTCCCGGCGCCCGGGTCAGCCGAGTTCGAGTGAGGTGACGCCGAAGACGCGTTCGGCGTGGTGGGGGCGGACCGGTCCGGTGTACATGCGGGCGGTCTCGAACCCGGCGGCGAGGCCGCGCTCCTCGGCGAGGGCGACGGCGGCCCGGTTCACGTCGGGCACGTCGAGCGCGACGGGCCCCTCGGCGGGCGCGAGCGCGTCGAAGAGGGCGGCGGCGTCCTCCGCCGTGTCGGCGAACAGCGGCCCGATCCGCGGCATGTCCCGGCCCGCCCTGACGACTCCGTACCCGGTGATCCGGCCGCCGGTGACCCGCACCAGCGCGGTGTGTCCGGCGGTGGCGAGCCAGGACTCCAGGAACCGGGGCCGGTCCGCGGGCTGGCAGGCGCTGTCGTAGGCGTGCAGTTCCGGGAGGCGGTCGCCGACCGGCTCGACGCCGTCGGGGCGCGGGGGCGCGGGCCGGCTCGGGACGCCGGTGTAGCGGACGGTGCGGTGGGCCGGGGCGAATCCGGAGCGGCGGTAGTTGTCCTGCTGGGCGACCACTCCGTCCAGGCCGACCGTCCGGCTGCCCGCGTGGGCGAGCCCGGTGCGCCAGGTGGCGATGCCGTAGCCGCGGCCGCGCAGGTCGGGCCGGACGAGGTAGAAGCCCAGGAAGGCGTAGGCGTCGCCGTAGTTGACAACGGAGACGGCGGAGGCGGGCTCGCCGTCGACGCGCCCCAGGAAGAAGCCCCGCGGGTCCTGCGCGAAGAAGCTCGCGGTGTCGGCCAGGCCCGGGTTCCAGCCCTCGGCGGCGGCCCAGCCGTGGACCACGGCCCAGTCGGCGGGCGTGGCCGGGGCGATGTCGAGCCGCCGGGAGACGTCCTGCATGCGTGCTGCTCCTGTTCGTCACGGTGTGGCCGGTGTGTCGTCGCCGCGACACGGACCGGGTGTAGGGTCCGACCTTCCCGATCACGCCCCGGTCGTCACATGCCTGCGGCAAGATGACCGGACGCAGTCGCGAACCACCAGTATTCACAAGGGAGTTGACATGACCGAACCGTCCCCCGCCGACGTCCGGATCGACACCAGCAGGCCGCATCCCGCCCGGGTGTACGACTGGTACCTCGGCGGCAAGGACAACTACCCCGTGGACGAGGCCCTCGGACGGCAGATCACCGAGATGGAGCCCACGGCGCCGTACGGGGCCCGGCACAACCGCTGGTTCATGCAGCGGGCGACGCGCATGCTCGCCGGGCGGCTCGGCATCCGTCAGTTCCTGGACATCGGCACGGGCATACCCACCGAGCCGAACCTGCACCGGATCGCGCAGACCGCGAACCCGGACGCGACCGTCGTGTACGTCGACAACGACCCGATCGTGCTCGCCCACGCGGCGGCGCTGCTGCGCGGCACCCCCGAGGGCGTCACCCGCTACCTCCAGGCGGACGCGCGTGATCCCGGACGGATCGTGGCGCTGGCGCGGGAGATCCTCGACCTCGACCGGCCGGTCGCGCTGTCGCTCATCGCGCTGCTGCACTTCGTGCCGGACGAGGAGGGCGCGTACGAGATCGTGCGCACGCTGGTCGACGCGCTGCCGTCGGGCAGTCATCTCGTGCTGTCTCAGCTCGCCTCGGACTTCGATCCGGAGCGCACCCGGGAGGCCGTCGCCATGTACAAGGCGGGCGGAGTCTCGCTCGTGCCGCGCACCCGCACCGAGATGGCGAAGTTCTTCGAGGGCACGGATCTGCTGTCGCCGGGGATCGTGTGGCTGCCGGACTGGCATCCGGAGCTGGGGGTCGACGAGGTGCGCGACGGGACGCCGGTGCCGCTGTACGCGGGGGTCGGCCGCAAGCCCTGAGCACGTCCGGGAACCGGGGTCCGGCGCGCCACGCCGACATGGCGAAGATCACACATGGCGATGCCCACGTGACGGACCGGAGCGAAAAGCGGCACCGATCGCCTACTCTCTTTCACATGTCCTCCACTCCTGCCCCGCACTCCGAACGGTCCGCCGACGAGGTCAACGAGCAGATCCGTGACCTGTGGGCGCGTACCGGCGGGCAGTTGACCGCCGAGGACCGCGCGGAGTACGAGGTGCTGGTGACGGAGTGGGCGATGGCGATCGGTGAAGGAGCCGTGCAGAGGGCCTGATCCGGCCTCCGACCTCGGCCCCGACCCCGCCCCGCCGCTCAGTTCCGGTCCGCGTCCCCGTTCAGGACTGGGGACGCTTGCCGTGGTTCGCCGCGTGCTTGCGGCGGGCCTTCTTCTTACGGCGTCGCTTCGATGACATCGGGACCTCCCGGGGCGTAGCGGACACATCCGTGGCTCACCTTTCCACAGCCCGTTCGCGTGCGCGATTCCGCGATGTCACACCATGTCCCCCGTGTGTCCGCGCCCGCGGGGCGGCGCCGGATGTTCACGGCTCCTCCGCAAAGGCGTTGACGGGGCCGGAGGGGTCTGGGAGGGTCACCTGGCCCGTCGCTCCGCCACCCCCGGTGAGGGACCGAGGAGATCCCACCCCGATGACGCACAGCCCCGCCCCCGCCTCCGAAGCCCCCGGCTCCGGCTGGCGGCGCTTCGCCCGGGCCCACTGGTCCGGGGATCCGGTGGTGGTGGCGGACGCACCCGGGACCGGCCTCACGGCGGCCGAGGCGCACGCGCTGCTGGTGGCCGCCGCGGCGCGCCCCGGCCGGACCCGGCTGACCACCTCGAACGCCGTGCTGCCCGCCCCCGGACCGCTCCTGCCGGGCCCGGACGATCCCGACACGGCCGCGTACGTCCGGCGCATGGCCGCCGCGCCCGAGCTGGCGGGTGACGGCTGGCTGCTCACCGCCACGGACCCGCTGGCGCACGACTTCGGCCTGTGGGCGCGGGTACGGGACGTCCTGGACGGCCTGTGGCGGCACGTCGGGCGGCCCGCGCTGCCCGTCACGGCGGAGCTCGCCGTCGGGGACCGGCACCACGCGCCGGACCGGCCCGGGGTCCGCGCGGACACCGCGGGCCTGACCTGGGTCCTCGACGGCTCCCTCACCGTGCGGGTACGGCCCGAGCACACCGGCACCGAGTTCGTCCTGCACGCCCGCGCGGGCGATCTCGTGCACTGGCCGGCCGGCAGCCACCACCTCGACCAGCGTTCCGGCCCCTGCACGACCCTGCGCCTCTCCGTGCCCGCACGGCGCGCCTCCGCGCTCCCGTACGTCTCCGAGGTCCTCGGCGCGCTGATGCGCGACGACGCCGGGCCCTGGCCGGAGCGGCGCCCGCTCCCCTCCCCGGTGCCCGCCGCGCCCGACGGGCGGATCGCCGTGCCGGCAGCGCTGCGGGACTGCGCGGAGCTGCTGCGCGGGACGCTCGCGGGGCGCGCGCCCGAGCGGGCGCTGCTGCTGCGCTGGGCCGCGCTGCGGTCCGCAGCCGGGCTCCATCCGCCCCCGCCGCCCCGGCCGGGCATCGCCTTCTCGCCGGCGCACCGATTACGGCGCGTGGCGGAGATCGTACGGGTCGCCGACGGGGCGGACGGGCCCGTGTGGGCGGCCAACGGGCACGCCTGGCCGGTGCCGGCCTCCTGCGACCGGCTACTCACAGCACTGCGGGGATCCGGCACCACCGTGGCCGAACTGGCCCGCGCCGCCGGGCTGCGGCCCGCGTCCCCCAAGCTGACCGGCCCGCTGGACGCGCTGTACCGGGCCCGCGCGGTGGACGTGGAGCCACACCCCGGCGCGGGGCGTCCGTGACCGCCGCCGGACCGATACGCACGGACGTCCTGGACCCGCTCGACTGGCGGGTCTTCGCGCGCGACCACTGGGACCGGCGGCCCGTCGTGCTGCGCCCCGCGGGACCGGGCACGGCGCCGTTCGACCGGAACGAGGTGTTCGAGAGCGCCGTCGTCGCCGCGCAGTTCGCGGTGACCGCCGCACGGGCCGAACTGACCGTCGGATCGCGGCTGCTCACCGACCCCGGGGACCTGCTGCCCCTCCAGGAGGACGGCTCGTTCGCGCGCTACGACCTGCGTCTCGCCGGGCGGACCGAGGGGCAGCCGTTCGCGCTGGCGGTGCACGCCCTGCACGCGGGACACCATCCGCTGTGGGCGCGGGAGCGCTCTTTCCTCGCCGGGCTGTGGGACGAGGTGGGCCGCCCGCACGGCGCGGTGAGCACGACCCTGACGCACAGCACGCGGGAGCCCCTGGTGCCCGCGGAGGCGGCGCGGGAGGCCCGGTTCGTGTGTCTGCTGACCGGGCGGCGGCATCTGCGCGTGACGGACGGCGACGGGACCACGAGCGTCGCCGCGACGGTCCCCGGTGACCTGCTGTATCTGCCGCCGGGCCATGCCTGGTCGGCGGATCCCGCGCCCCGGCCCGTCACCACCGTCCGCGTCGGCGTCCCCCGCGACGCGCACCCGCACTGCCCGCCGCCGCATCCGCACGAGCCGGACCCGCCCGGTCGTCCGGGCGGCGACGACATCCTCGTACGCGGCGACGGGGACGCGGCCGGGGCGCTGCCCGCGGTGCTGGCCGGGGCGCTCGACGCGTTCCGGCTCGCGGCGCGGCCCGCCGCGACGGAGCGGCGCCTGGTGCGCGAGGCGCTGCGGCACGCCACCGACGGCGGGCTGCGTCCGGTGCCGCCCGCGGCGCGGCCCGGCTGGTTCACGGACGACGACGTGGTGCGGGCCGTCGAACCGGTCCTGTGGGCGCCCGGGGCCGGGCGGCGTCCGGTCGCGGCGTGCGGACACGTCACCGAGACGGACCTCTCGGAGGCCGAACTCGCCGCCTTCCTCGGTGTGTTGAATGCCGGGCGGCCCGTGGCGGTGGTCGAACTGACGCCGCCCGCGCGGAACCTGCTGTCGGTCCTCGCCGGATTCCGCGCGATAGAGCGCCTCTGACCGGGAGCCTCTTCTCGTGCTCTCGGCTACGAACTGTAGGGAATCGCGAGGTACTTGTACTCCAGGAACTCGTCGATGCCGACCCGGCCGCCCTCGCGTCCGAGGCCCGACTGCTTGACACCGCCGAAGGGGGCGGCCGGGTTCGAGACGAGGCCGGTGTTGAGGCCGACCATGCCGGTCTCGAGGCGTTCGCCGACCCGGAGGGCCCGGTCGAGATCACGGGTGAAGACGTACGACACCAGGCCCCACTCCGTGTCGTTCGCGATCCGGACCACGTCGTCCTCGTCCTCGAACGTGAACAGGGCGGCGACCGGGCCGAAGATCTCCGTGCCGGTCAGTTCGGCGTCGCGCGGGACCTGGGCGAGGACGGTCGGCGGGTAGAAGGTGCCGGGGCCCTCGGGGACCTCACCGCCGGTGAGGACCTTGGCGCCGCGGCCCACGGCGTCGCGGACCAGGCGCTCCACCTTGTCCCGGCCGGCCGCGTCGATGAGCGGGCCGACGTCGGTGCCGGGCGCGGTGCCGTCGCCGACGGTCAGGGCGGCCATCCTGGCGGTGAGGCGGGCGGCGAAGTCCTCGGCGACGCCGGCGTGCACGTAGACGCGGTTCGCGGCGGTGCAGGCCTCCCCCATGTTGCGCATCTTGGCGACCATCAGGCCGTCGACGGCCGCGTCGAGATCGGCGTCGTCGAAGACGATGAACGGTGCGTTCCCGCCGAGTTCGAGCGAGGTGCGCACGACCGTGTCGGCGCACTGGGTGAGCAGGATCCGGCCCACCTGCGTGGAGCCGGTGAAGGAGAGCTTGCGGATGCCGCCGCCGCGCAGCAGGGGTTCGACGACGGCGGCGGCGTCGGACGTGGTGAGGG
This window harbors:
- a CDS encoding serine hydrolase domain-containing protein, which produces MRGTKRNRAVAGAAAVGLAAGAAWLWRNQGTLAMSRPVNEWTFTHMAALMPTDTVTRAATPHPLPRRPLALDVTYSHGGRTRTLDELHRRTWTTGFAVLHRGELVHESYPGRFAGPDARFQLFSVTKSVTSLLTGIALEEGALDGLDRTAVSLVPELAGSAYDGPTVGDLLDMCSGAGGVEDYADPHAPISRFERAVTGGGSVLDVIRSLPRTAEPGTVFNYSTLDTQVLGWALEAATGTPLARYATERLWQPMGAEHDAHYFLTRARPRTALGGGSLNASVRDLLRLGALLAAGGKRDGRQIVPVDWIERGRTPGRPHLQAGALGPDLPGHYGYTNQWWTLGGPHRAFTGRGIYGQYLWIDPAADVVIVKTGAWPVADDDALDAETVAALTSLVTWLDARD
- a CDS encoding ABC transporter ATP-binding protein; this encodes MSMETTAWTQLHSVMNAQNGGPDRRPFDRATLRRIAAFARPHRRRIAQFVLLSIVTALLAVATPVLAGDVVDSIVKGHDQGHVVRLALLIAVIALAEAGIGLLARWLSANLGEGLILDLRTAVFDHVQRMPVAFFTRTRTGALVSRLNNDVIGAQRAFSNTLSGVVGNVVTLLLTLAVMLTLSWQITLLALLLLPVFVLPARRMGSRMARLQREAAAHNAAMGTRMTERFSAPGATLIKLFGRPEDESTEFAERARRVRDIGVRTAMAQSAFITALTLVSALALALVYGLGGYFALDGTLQAGAVVSLALLLTRLYAPLTSLAGARVEVMSALVSFERVFEVLDLKPLIDEKPDARAVPEGPVAVEFDEVRFGYPSADKVSLASLEEVASLDTRGGAEVLHGVSFRAEPGQTVALVGSSGAGKSTVAQLLPRLYDTDSGSVRIGGVDVRDLTATSLRATLGMVTQDGHLFHDTVRANLLLARPDATEEELHDVLRRARLDALVASLPDGLDTVVGERGYRLSGGERQRMTIARLLLARQRVVILDEATAHLDNTSEAAVQEALAEALADRTALVIAHRLSTIRSADQILVVEDGRIVERGTHTELLAVEGRYADLYRTQFAGEEQHASTQPSPEPLPERTTGVTIGS
- a CDS encoding glycoside hydrolase family 3 N-terminal domain-containing protein, producing MTFEEKLGQLQQLPWSWELNPGSGETREVEDAARAGRLGSVLSVLGAARTNALQRIAVEESRLGIPLLFGLDVIHGCWTTFPIPLAQAASFDPEVARTDAEVSAREARSCGVHWVFSPMMDVTHEPRWGRIAESDGEDPYLTSRFAAAKVAGYQGDGYRDGRTVAACAKHFVAYGGAEGGRDYNTVDVSESRLRNLYLPPFKAAVEAGVETVMASFNTIGGVPAHGNAHTLTDILRQEWGFDGMVVSDWAGVQELIAHGFAEDGADAARRALNAGVDMEMTSTHLRTEGRALLDAGRITRRRVDDAVSRVLRLKFTLGLFEEPYVKESAEITAPSPAARRAARTAAARSMVLLKNDGGVLPLRRSVTSIALVGPFASSTDLLGTWAVPAAAKRFPAAKVLDAVREAAPGARVTYARGVAADGAGTSGIAEAVAAARAAEVTVVVVGEPAALSGEAAARSDLGLPGAQEELIAAVARTGRPFVVVLVNGRPLTVGDWLDAAPAVLEAWHPGVEAGPAIADVLFGAVNPGGRLPVSFPRTVGQLPVHYNHESTGRPADPGNKYTSKYLDLPSSPQFPFGHGLSYTTFELGTPELSRAAVPAAALREGAGVEVTVDVRNTGGRAGDEVVQLYMRDRAASIAQPVRRLIGFERVTLEPGATRTVRFRFGAAELGFWTNDPAGEFLVEEGAFDLYTGTSSTARARLTLTVE
- a CDS encoding crotonase/enoyl-CoA hydratase family protein, with translation MPSLNPPPSVRVERAGPVTTVVLSRPAARNAVDGPTAARLAAAFREFEADDTARVAVLWGEGGTFCAGADLKAVGTERGNRVAEDGDGPMGPTRLRLTKPVIAAVAGHAVAGGLELALWCDLRVAEEDAVFGVFCRRWGVPLIDGGTVRLPRIVGEGRALDLILTGRPVPAPEALAMGLVNRLVPPGRARGEAEELARRLADFPQACLRSDLASVRATAGMPEAEALRTEVRFGTGVLREGVEGAGRFVAGEGRHGAFGAPAGPDVPAPGSAEFE
- a CDS encoding GNAT family N-acetyltransferase, whose amino-acid sequence is MQDVSRRLDIAPATPADWAVVHGWAAAEGWNPGLADTASFFAQDPRGFFLGRVDGEPASAVSVVNYGDAYAFLGFYLVRPDLRGRGYGIATWRTGLAHAGSRTVGLDGVVAQQDNYRRSGFAPAHRTVRYTGVPSRPAPPRPDGVEPVGDRLPELHAYDSACQPADRPRFLESWLATAGHTALVRVTGGRITGYGVVRAGRDMPRIGPLFADTAEDAAALFDALAPAEGPVALDVPDVNRAAVALAEERGLAAGFETARMYTGPVRPHHAERVFGVTSLELG
- a CDS encoding SAM-dependent methyltransferase codes for the protein MTEPSPADVRIDTSRPHPARVYDWYLGGKDNYPVDEALGRQITEMEPTAPYGARHNRWFMQRATRMLAGRLGIRQFLDIGTGIPTEPNLHRIAQTANPDATVVYVDNDPIVLAHAAALLRGTPEGVTRYLQADARDPGRIVALAREILDLDRPVALSLIALLHFVPDEEGAYEIVRTLVDALPSGSHLVLSQLASDFDPERTREAVAMYKAGGVSLVPRTRTEMAKFFEGTDLLSPGIVWLPDWHPELGVDEVRDGTPVPLYAGVGRKP
- a CDS encoding 50S ribosomal protein bL37 produces the protein MSSKRRRKKKARRKHAANHGKRPQS
- a CDS encoding NAD-dependent succinate-semialdehyde dehydrogenase, producing MPTHPVIDSVPKQLRIGEGWEAAASGRTLAVDNPATGTVLCEVADAGPEDAARALAAAREAQQGWARTAPRARGEILRRAHEIILERAEDLALLMTLEMGKPLAEARGEVAYAAEFFRWFSEEAVRIDGGFATSPDGRNRHLVLRQPVGPCLLITPWNFPLAMGTRKIGPAVAAGCTMILKPAPQTPLSTLALTAILAEAGLPPGVLNTLTTSDAAAVVEPLLRGGGIRKLSFTGSTQVGRILLTQCADTVVRTSLELGGNAPFIVFDDADLDAAVDGLMVAKMRNMGEACTAANRVYVHAGVAEDFAARLTARMAALTVGDGTAPGTDVGPLIDAAGRDKVERLVRDAVGRGAKVLTGGEVPEGPGTFYPPTVLAQVPRDAELTGTEIFGPVAALFTFEDEDDVVRIANDTEWGLVSYVFTRDLDRALRVGERLETGMVGLNTGLVSNPAAPFGGVKQSGLGREGGRVGIDEFLEYKYLAIPYSS